AGAAGATAGATTTGCTGTAGTGCCCGGTTCCCATTTTGCAAGGCTTTCGGCGCTTTTTGGCGAAATAATCAATAAATGCAGGGGATGGGGTGAAAATATGAAAACCAATGATATTTGGGTAAAACTGCCGAAAGTAAATCTGCATCACCACTTGGAAGGTGCGATTCGGCTGGAGACTTTTTTGGAGATAGCATCTACCCACATGCTTCCGATTCCAGTGCGAACTTTAGAGGATGCAGCAGATTATCTGCAGGTTTCTGATGAGGACAAAAGCCTGGCCGATTTTCTGGTTAAAGTTGACCGCTCCCTTGAGGTGTCTAAATTTCCGGGAGTTTTAGAGCGGATGGCCTATGAAGCGGTTGAAGATGCTTACCGGCAGAATGTGCGCTATTTAGAGATCAGGTTTGGTCCCTGGCTCCATGTGACGCCGGAGCGTTCCCTTAGAAATGTAATTGAAGAAACGCTTTCCGGGATCAATCAGGCTTGCAGCAGGTATCCGATTACCGCCCGCTTGATTGTCTGTGCCCTTAGACAGCATGAGCCCAAGCAGAATCTGATCCTTGCTAGAACTGCTGCGGAATATATCGAGCAGGGTGCAGCCGGCTTTGACATTGCGGGAGATGAAGCGGCATATCCTGCCGATATTTTTGCCGAGGCATTCAAGACAGCTAAGAAAAGTGGACTGGGTATTACTGTTCACGCGGGAGAAGTCGGCGATGGCAGCCGCGTCTTGGAGGCGATTGAAGTTTTGGGCGCTGATCGGATCGGTCACGGTATTCAGATAGCGGATAACACAAGCTTAATGGAGGCAGTAAAAAAGGCGGGCGTCACACTGGAAGTGTGTCCCACCAGCAATGTCCACACGCGGGCGGTGCCGGAGCTGGCTGTCCATCCCATTCGCAGACTATATGATTGGGGAGTAAAAGTGAGTCTCGGTGATGATGATCCTACCACATCCTCCATCACGATTTCTTCAGAGTACGAGCTGATTGGGGAGCAGTTTAATTTTACGCCTGCTGAAATCGCTGCGATTGTCCTGACCGGAGCGGAGGCCGCGTTCTTACCAGCAGAGCAGAAACACAAGCTGGTTACCGAACTTAATCAAGAACTAACTTCTTGGCTGAAACAGGCACAAAACTGATAATAAAGGCTGTACCCCTGGGGCTAGTTTCGACCGCGAGTGACGCGTCGTTGCGTTTAGCCAGAGAGCGGCAGATTGCTAATCCTAATCCGGAACCGCCGGATTTGGTAGTGAAAAAGGGTTCCCAGATTCTATTCAGCGCTTCTCGGGGTATGCCCGGACCCTGATCGCGGACCACCAGCTCCACATTGTGCGCCTCATACCTAGTTGTAATGGTAAGAGTTTTACCTGCTTCGTCCATTGCTTCTAGTCCGTTAAGAGCAAGATTGAGGAGCAGCTGGGTGATATCGTTGTAGTTAACATAAACTGGCGGACAAGCTTTAAGATTATAGACAATGTTTTTGTGCTCGCGTGTACCTTTTGCATCGAGGAGATACCGCATATCCTCGACAATTTCTTCGAGGTGGTACTCTGCTCTTTCGCTGCGTTTAACTTTATTGATCGTCAGATAGTTAGATAAAATAGTATTAATGCGGTCGAGTTCGCTGATCAGTATTTCAATTTTATCATGATCGAGGGGGCTTCTGGTTAATCTGGCGAGATCCAGGAGAGCGTGCATTGTGGTCATGGGGTTTTTGATTTCGTGGGCGACGCAGGCTGCCAGTTGATTGGATAGATTGCAGCTGTTAAATTGGATGAACTGTTCCAAAGGGCCGCAGATTGAATCCTTGTCCTGAGGTATTTGACATTGAGGAGTGGTTAGGTGATCATGGTGCGGCTCCTGCTTAATCTGATTTAAATAACAGCGGAAGTTTAAAAAACCCTGTACTTTCCACAGCAGAACTTCCGGCTTGCAGGGCTTGGCGATGTAATCGATGCATCCCTCACAGTTGTCAATGGTATGGACTAACTGGTGTTCGCCCAGATAGAGCACTATTAATGGAATGTGCCTGGTTTTGCTGCGGTTGCGAATGATCCTTGATGCTAAACTACCATCAAGTCCTAAGGTTTCTAGATCAAGAACAATTAGGGCTACCGAAGCCTCCTGCGCTGCATGCAGCACTTCATGGCTGGAATGAACCTCAATCAGTTCGTGCTGATCCGGGAGA
The Bacillota bacterium DNA segment above includes these coding regions:
- the add gene encoding adenosine deaminase, encoding MKTNDIWVKLPKVNLHHHLEGAIRLETFLEIASTHMLPIPVRTLEDAADYLQVSDEDKSLADFLVKVDRSLEVSKFPGVLERMAYEAVEDAYRQNVRYLEIRFGPWLHVTPERSLRNVIEETLSGINQACSRYPITARLIVCALRQHEPKQNLILARTAAEYIEQGAAGFDIAGDEAAYPADIFAEAFKTAKKSGLGITVHAGEVGDGSRVLEAIEVLGADRIGHGIQIADNTSLMEAVKKAGVTLEVCPTSNVHTRAVPELAVHPIRRLYDWGVKVSLGDDDPTTSSITISSEYELIGEQFNFTPAEIAAIVLTGAEAAFLPAEQKHKLVTELNQELTSWLKQAQN
- a CDS encoding hybrid sensor histidine kinase/response regulator: MSTKILVGSSDPVLLKVLRQFLPDQHELIEVHSSHEVLHAAQEASVALIVLDLETLGLDGSLASRIIRNRSKTRHIPLIVLYLGEHQLVHTIDNCEGCIDYIAKPCKPEVLLWKVQGFLNFRCYLNQIKQEPHHDHLTTPQCQIPQDKDSICGPLEQFIQFNSCNLSNQLAACVAHEIKNPMTTMHALLDLARLTRSPLDHDKIEILISELDRINTILSNYLTINKVKRSERAEYHLEEIVEDMRYLLDAKGTREHKNIVYNLKACPPVYVNYNDITQLLLNLALNGLEAMDEAGKTLTITTRYEAHNVELVVRDQGPGIPREALNRIWEPFFTTKSGGSGLGLAICRSLAKRNDASLAVETSPRGTAFIISFVPVSAKKLVLD